ACGACGCCCAGCCCGCGGGCGGTGTCGGCGGGCACGAGCAGCACGTATTTGGGGAAGAAGGGCGCCCAACTGGCGGCGACGATGCGGCCGACGGCGAACCCGATTAGGCCCAGTCCGACGGCCTGCTGCAGGATCATGCCGGCAATGGTGCGGTTGCGGGTGCCGATGAGTTTGAGCACGGCGATCTCGCGGATCTTGCCGAGGGTGAGGGTGTAGATGATGAAGGCCACGATGGCCGCGCTGACGAGGGCGAGGATGACGAGGAAGAGGCCGATCTGGCGGGCGGAGGTGGCGATGAGTTTGCGCACCAGGAGATCCTCCATCTGGGCGCGGGTGTAGACTTCGAGACGCTGCCAGCGGCGGATGGGCGCGGCGGCCGTTTCGGGATTGATGCCGGGAGTCAGGCGCACCAGGATGGCGTTGACCGAGTTGGTGGTGGTTTGGGTGCCGAGGATCGCGGCGAGCAGGCCCGGCACGCCCGGCCGGTTGAGTTCCGGGTTGGCGGTGGTACGACGGCGTTGTTGCAGGATGGCGTCGTTGTCTTTGAGGAATTGTTCGGCCTGGGCGTCCTTGAGGGGGATGAAGATCATGGGATCGCCGGCCGACGAGACCATGCGGCGCGTGAGGCCGACCACGTCGTAGGTATGGCGGCGCAGGGTGATGCGGTCGCCGATCCGCAGACCGGAGGCGACGTCGGCAATGGCCTCGTAGTGGGCGCGGGTGAGGTGTCGCCCGGCGATGAGAAATCCCGGGTGGCCGGGAGCGTCGGGTCCGCCGGGCACGACGCCTACCACCATGGCGCGTACGTCGCGTCCGCCATGACGCACCTGCATGGTGAGGTAGGTGACGTTGGCGGCGGCGTCCACGCCGGGCAGGGCGAGCACGCGGCGGTAGAGGTCGTCGGGCAATTGGGACGGTTCCGCGTAGGGGCCGAGGGTGCCGTGCTGCACGACCCAAAGATCGGCTCCGCTGTTGTCGAGCAGGGCCCGGCCGTCGGCCACGAGTCCGCGGTAGACGCCGGCCATGGTGAGGGTGACGCCGATCAACAGCCCGAGGCCCACGCCGGTGAAGACGAACTTGCCCCAACTGTGCAGGATGTCGCGGCCGGCGAGATTGATCATGGCCGACTGGCAACGAGGGTGGAGACGACCTGCACCCGAGAGCGGGTGTCGAGGGGGGATTGGCTGTAGGTCACGACGAGGCGACCCGGCGTCGGACCGTTGAGCAAAACCGTTTGACCGTCGAGATCGTGGCCGCCGGTGCGCACGGGGATGAAGGCCAGCGCACCGTCTTCCCATTGCCACACCCCGAGGTGGCCGCCGTGCCGCCGCAGCGCGGCATGGCTCACAACCGGCGCGGCGGGCAGGGCGGGCAGCGTCACGGTGACCTCGCCCAGTTCGCCGAGTGGCGGCAGCGGGTGGGGCGGGGCGTCGAAAACGACCTTGGCGAGCACCTCCTCGGTGATGGTGTCCGCCACGGGTTCAACCCGCAGGACCCGCCCGGTGAGGACGCGGCGCGTTTGGGAGTGCAGCACGATCTGGGCGGGCAGACCGGGGTGGAGACCGGCGGCCAGCGATTGGTCAAAACGAACATTCATCCACAGCGATTGGGGATCGATGAGTTCGATCACGGGCTGGCCGGCGACGACGGTGGTGCCCGCTTCGACATGGCGGGCGATGACCAGTCCGTCCACGGGTGCGACGAAGCGCAGATCGGCCTGCTGTTGGCGCAGCACCGCGAGATCTGCCGTGACCCGGGCGATCTCGTCGCGGGCGACCGCCTGCTGGGCGCGAGCGCTGGCAACGGCGGCGGCGGCGATGCGGCTGGCCTGCTCGGCGGTGTCCAAGTCCTCCTGGCTGACGGTCTGTGTGGCGAACAAGGCCCGCTGACGCCGCAGTTGTAGTTCGGCGAAGTCCTGGCGGGCGCTCGCCTCCGCGATGCGGGCTTCCGTCTCGGCCAAAGCGGAGTGCGCGCGGGCGAGCAGTGCTTCCTGCGCGTTGACACGATGATTGAAGCCCACCGGGTCCATCTCGCCCAGCACCTGGCCGGCGTGGACGAGGTCGCCAACATCGACCGTGAGGTGGAGGACGCGACCAGGCAGGGTGGGACCGATCTTGTGCCGGAGACGGGCCTCGACGGTGGCGATGCCAAAGAGCGTGGGTTGCACGGATTGCTCCGTGACGGCCGCCGTCACGACGGGCACGGCGGCGAGCGGACCGGTGCGCAGGGCGGCATAGAAGAACGCGCCGAGCAGCGCGAAGATGGCGCCAAACAGGGCCAACGAACGACGACGATGGGGCGAGAGTTTCATGGCGAAGAGGGCAGGAGACTGCGCCGCAGCAGGGCAAAGACGGTCGGGCCGCTCGACCGCAGTTGGCTGGGTTTGCCGCTGAGCAGGGATTGCATGACGAGACCCTGGATCGTGCCGATAAACACGGGCGCGATGACGACGGGATTAAGCGAGGGATCGATTTCAGCGTTGGCCTGACCGCGTTCAATCACCGCGCGGATGCGCGTGGCGTAGGCTCCGAGTAAGCTGCGCACCGCGATCTTCGCGGCCGTATCCTCCGCGCGCTGCAGCTCGGCAAAAATCAATCGCGGCACTCCCGGGTGGCGTGCCACAAACTGAAGGTGGGCCAGAAACATCGCCTCCAGAGTGGCGAGGGCCGCGCCGGGGGTGTTGGCTTTGTCCAGAGTCGCGAGCAGCTGTTCGGCGACCCACGCCATGACGGACTGCCACAAGGCCTCCTTGGTGGGAAAATGGCGAAACAGAGCCCCCTGAGTGAGCTGCATCTCCGCCGCGATGGCGGCGGTGGTGATCTCCTCCGGGTTGCGGCGCGCCGCCAGATCGATCACCGCCGAGACCGTGAGCGCCCGCCGTTCATCGGCGGGCAGGTGGCGGGAGGGGGAATGCACCGTTGCGGCGGGCGGGTGGGAAGTCGGGCGTGGCATAAAGTAAGTAAGTAAATACTAACAAATGGACGCCGGTCAAGCCTGCGCAGCAAATATGCCTGGGGTTCGTGATCGGCGGAGCGTCGTAATCGCGCGATCCGGCCCACCTCGGCAGTTCCGGAACGTCTACGGTCGAGTTGAATCGGGGTTGTCGTCGAACTCGTGGGCGAAACAGGCCGGACTGGCAAATCCACCGGTATTTTCTCCGGCGGCATTGGCGTCGTAGTCGTCGCCGTTTGTATCGTAGGCGGCGTAGCACGCTTCACAAAGTGGAATTCCGGCGACGAGCACGGAGGCGGGGGTGGGGCAATGGCGGCAGGTGGACGGGGTTTTCATCGGGTCATGGGGCCGTGGATACGGAGGTCGTCGGTGGTGTCCGTCGTCTCGGTCCAGCCGAGGCGCGCGGCGATCCGACGGCGCCAGCCGTCGGGCAGGGGCAGGGTGAGCGCGGAGGCAAGGTCGCCGATCGAGGCGGACTCGTGATAAAGCAACGCGGTGAGGCGACGGATCGGCCAGCGCGGATGCGGGCGGGCGAGGCAGGTGAGGCTATCGCCGACGGCCACGGAGCCCGGTTTCAGGACGCGGGCATACCAGCCGGTGCGCAGGGTGGCATGCACGCGTTGCACCATGTCCGGCACGTCGAAGCGATCGGCCAGTTTCCAGCAGGGCTGGCGGCCCTGAGTGATTTCCAGCGTGACCTGTTTACCGACACGCCAGCGGTCGCCGAGGCAGACGTCGGACTCGCTGAGGCCGGCGACGGCGAGGTTTTCGCCAAACGCGCCGGGGCGGTTGAGGCGCGGGAGGGGGCCGAGCTCGGTCCGCCAGGCGGCGTAGTGATCGATGGAATACAGAAGCACGGCTTTGTCGGGACCACCGTGGACGCGGCGGTCGGCCTGCTCGTCGCCGAAGAGGCCGAGGGCTTCGATCGCGACCGGGCCGGCGACCGGTTTCTTGTCGATGGCGCTGCTCGCGCCGGGGCGCGAGAGGGGCGCGATGCGGCCGGTGAGCACGTGGCGGAGGTGTCCGATGGGCGCGGGCATGATGGGTTCTGGAGTGAAGGCCACCGGGGCGACCGGCAAGGGAAGCGAACGAAAAGACGGGGTGGGCTTGATGCAGATCAAGGGTTCGGCGGGACGACCTTGCCGGTTGCGGCGGCGGAGCGTGGTTTTGAGTCGGCGCCCTGCGGAAATGGGTCCGCGGCTGCCGTCTGCTAATCATGATCGTTTCTCCAACCGAAGTCACCGTGGGTGAACTGGTGCGCGCCGTGCCGGCGCGAGCCCGCGTTTTTGAAAAGCTGCGCATCGATTATTGCTGCGGCGGAAAGAAGCCTTTGGCCGAGGCGTGCGCGCAGCGCGGGCTGGATGCGGCGACGGTGCTGACCATGCTGGAAGCGATCGAGCTCGGCGAGGCGGGCGTTGTGAATGCCGACGCTCTGTCAATCGGTGAACTGTGTGAACACATCGAACGCAGTCACCATGACTATCTGCGACAGGAGTTGCCGCGGCTGGATTTCATGACGCGCAAGGTCGCGGCGGTGCATGGCGCGGAGGAACCGCGCCTGATGGAGATCCGGCAAGTGTTTGAAGGCTTTGCGGCCGAGATCGTGCATCATACTCATGACGAGGAGCAGGTGGTGTTTCCGCGGTTGCGCGCCATCGAGAGTCCGGAGGGGGCGGGGGTGACGCCGGACGAGTTGCGGGGAATTTTTGCGCAGTTGGAGGAGGAGCACGACGGGGCCGGCGCGGCGCTGGAGAAGTTCCGCGCGTTGACCGACGACTTCACGCCGCCGGAGTGGGCCTGCAACACGTTCCGTGCGCTCTACGATTCGCTACACCAGTTGGAGCGCGACATGCACCAGCACGTGCACAAGGAGAACAATGTGCTGTTCCCGCGCGCCCTGGCGGCGCTGGGAAACTAAGGCGATGATGAACGAGTCACCGTCGTCATCACCGGCCCTCGTCACGCCGGCGGAGCATCAACCGTCGGCTTGGCTGACGGTGGATCTGCCGGTCGTGGCGCGGCACGTGCTGGTGGTGCGCCGCCGCCGCCTGCGCGCCGTGCTCGCCGTAGTGGCCGGAGGGCTGCGGGGGCGGCGGGATCGGCTGGCGCGCGAATGGTGGCGACTGCGACGAGAGATCGCCACACACTTGGCGGTCGAGCGGGCATGGCTCGGGCGGACGGCCGAGATGCCCACGCCGACGCAGGTAGCGATGGCGGCACGCGAGCATGAAGGGCTGTTGGATGCCTATACCGGATGGCGGGCGAGGCTGGAAGCGGAGGGCGGCGAGCGGTGGCGGACGCTACGGTTGGCCGTGCGACGGCTCGGGCGGGAGTTGGAGGAGCAGATTTATTGTGAGCAGGTGCTTCTGTTTCCGCGGCTGCGGGCGTTTCGGGCGATAGCCCGTGATGCCATCCAGGAGGGCGAAACGTGAGTGAGGATTTGCAGGCGCTGAAGTTGCGGGCCTTGGATGCGGCGGAGAACGCGATCATGATCACGGACTGCGACGGGATCATCCTTTGGGTGAATCCGGCGTGGGAGCGGTTGACCGGCTACCCTGCGGCTGAGGCGGTGGGGCAGACGCCGCGGATTCTCAAATCGGGTGTGCAGGATGCGGCTTTTTACGAGGGATTCTGGCGGACGGTGCTGGCCGGTAAATCGGTGAAGGGCGAGGTGGTCAACCGGCGCAAGGATGGCAGTCACTACACCGAATTGGAGACCATCACGCCGGTGCTGGATAAGGCCGGGCGGGTGTCGCACTTCATCGCGGTGAAGCAGGACATCACCGAGTCGCGCCGGGTGGAGGAAAACCTGCGTCAGACGCAGAAACTCGAGGCTCTGGGCCACCTGGCGGGTGGCGTGGCGCACGATTTCAACAACCTGCTCACGGTGATCCGCGGGCAGGCGCAATTGGCGGCGCTGGAGCGAGGGGTGGGTGAAGCATTGCGGGGGAGTCTGGAGGAGATTGAGCGGGCGGCCGACCAGGCGGCGAGTCTTACGCGGCAGTTGCTGGTCTTCAGTCGGCGCCAGGCGTGGCAGCCTGCGGTGTTTGATGTGGCGCAGACCCTGCGGAGGGCGTCAAGACTGTGGACGCGTCTGGCTGGCGACCACATCCGTTGCGAACTGGATATCGAGCACGATCCAGTGGCGTGGCAGGTGAGGGGGGACGAGTCGATGATCGAGCAGGTGGTCATGAATCTGGTGGTCAATGCCCGGGATGCGATGCCGGCGGGAGGTTCGATCAATATCCGGGCACTTCGCCGCGAAGCGACGGGCGAGGAGGTGCGGGATGGCGTGGCGGTGGTTGGCTCCGCCGGCATGGTGGTGGAACTGGTCGTGGCGGATGCGGGCACCGGCATGCCGCCCGAGGTTTGCGAGCGAGTCTTTGAGCCCTTTTTCAGCACCAAGGGGCCGGGGAAAGGCACGGGTCTGGGATTGGCCACGGTGTATGCCGTGGTGCGTCGTCATGGTGGAGCGGTGCGCATCGCCAGCGAGGTCGGTCGTGGCACCGTGGTGACCGTGGTCCTGCCTCTGACGGAGGAAGCCATCCCGGAGTCGGTCGGGAGAGTCGCGGAGGGCACGACGGACCTCGGCGCGGTTTCGGTGTGGGTGGTGGAGGATGACCTGGCGGTGCGGCGCTTCGTGCGGGACACCCTGGTGCGGCAAGGCGCGGTGGTGGCGACGTTCGGCTCCGGCGACGAGGCCTACCGAGCCTGGCAGCGGCGTCACTTTCAGGTGGATTTGATTCTGACCGATATTGGTCTGCCGGGGCACCTCAACGGGGCCGATCTGGCGGAACAGATATGGCGGGATCGACCGGACCTACCCGTGATCGGAATGAGTGCCCGGTCGGAGCTGGTGGAGGTGTTTGAACGGGCGGAGCGGCGGGGGGCGTTCTTGGCCAAGCCTTTTTCGCCGACTGCCCTGCAGGCGACGGTCGCACGCGTCATGGCGAACGACCGGGATCGCAAGAATCGCTGAGCCTCGAACAAGCCGTGCGGCGCGGAGGCTGCGTCGCTTGTGCTAGTTTGCAAGAATGGCGATGAAGTTGACCACGTGTTTGGACCGGGGCCGCGCCCGGATTTCAGGGGATTGGCAGCGGCTACTTTCGCACGCGCCCACCGGCAATCCGCTGGCGGAGCCGACGGCCCTGTATCACCTGATCGAGCCGACCCTTGCGCGCTTTCGGGAGCGCCTCGATATGATTGAGTTCCGCGAACAGAATCGGGTCGTGCGAGGCAAAGACACCTGGCCGCCGCACTGCCACTGCGGGCTCAATCCGTATCTCGAGTTTTACGTGCGCGGGGAGCGAGCGGTTATGGCCTACTTCCAACTGCAGGCATGGTTGTCGCCGGAAACGTTGCAGTGGGTGCAGGATCAGTTCCGCATCGTCGCGCTGGAAGACATCCGCGGGTTTGGCGGCGTCTGCCAGCGCAATCCGACCGTCAAGCGGGCAGCCCCAGCTGGCGAATAACGTCTGCCGCAGTGTAGTTCGCCTCACCGGGCGGAATGAAACGAGCCAGCTCGGTGGCGTCGACTCCGGCGGTGATCAGGGCGGGTTCGGTGAAGTCTTCTGGTTGACGTTGGCCTAGGCCGATCGTGCCCAACAGCCCGTTGCACAGGCACAACCGGCCGACGGTGTCGGCCGGATCGCCGCCCTTGGCAATGTAGTCGTCGACGGGTTCGGCGGGGCAGCGGTAGCCCAGGGAGCCATCGGGGCGACGGTAGGCCACGCGCAGGTAGCCAAGGTCGCAGCGACGCGGGCGCTGCACGATTTGTTCGGGATCGGCGAGGGTTCCGGGCACATTCAGGACTTTAAATGGTAGACCAGTCGGGGAGACGCGGGCGGCGGTTTCGACCCGCAGTTGCCCGGATCGACTCAGCGCAATGACCTGCGTCTTCAACTCGGCCGTGACACCGGACTCGGTGCAAAAGGCAAAGGCGGTGCCGAGTTGCACTCCTTGGGCACCGGCGGCTCGGGCGGAGGCCAGTCGATCGGCGCTGGCAAAGGACCCGGCCAGCCAGAAGGGACGATCGATCGCGCGCAAGGCGGCGAGATCAACCTCGTCCCTGGGGCCGTAGACCGGAGCTTCGCTTGTGGTGGCGTTGGTCGGGGCGCCGCGGGGCGGCGCGTTGTGACCGCCGGCGGTCCAGCCTTCAACGACAAAGCCGTCCACCCGGCCGCTGGCCTTGCGGGCCAGCGAGGTGGCGAGCACATGGGAAGAAACGATGGCGAGGAAGCGCGGCCGGTGCAGTGGCGGTAGTCCCGGCACCCAATCTGACGGGTCCAAGCGCAGCTCGACCGGGGGGGCGTTCCGATCGGGGTTGTCGTCCTCCACGTAGAGTTCAAGCATGGCCGGTTCACCGCGCGCGAATCGATCGAGCACTCCGGGAATGGCGCGGGGAATGCCGGCCCCCATCAGCACGTAGTCAACCCCGGCGAGCATGGCGCCAAAGAGTGTGGGCAGGGAGGGGAGTTGAATTTTCTCCAACAGGTTGAGTCCCACCACGCCGTCGTGTCCTTCCTTGGCCAGGAAGACCTCCACAAAGGCCGCGAGCGCAGTAAGACCGGTCCAGAAACGGCCGGCATCGTGACGCGGCATGGGAGCGGCGGCGTAGGGCGTGGCGTCGGGCCGTCCCTCCGGGCACCAATAACGATGGAGCACCGTTTCGGCTTCCGCCCGCAGCGGGCAGGCGGCGAGGGCGCGGCGGATGTCGCCGGTGAGATCGCCAGCCTGAAGACGACGCACGAGCACGCTGGCCAAGGCCGTGCCGGATACGACGCCCAGTTGCCCGCAGCGCGAGACCGCGCGCGCCAGTTTCCAGTCGGAAACACCGATGCCCATGCCGCCCTGAATCAGGGTGGGCCAGGCGGAAGAGGGAGAGAGGAAGGAGGTGGAAACCACAGGGCAGCCTAACAGGCGGGGCCGGTGCGCGCCTTGATGAAGATCAAGGTTGCGCTTGATCGCTGTGCCCGGTGCCCGTCGTAACGTCAATGATCGGGAACCTTGATCCTCATCAAGGCGCGTCGGGGCCATAGAGGATTATCATTGAGGACAAGTCTCACTCTCATGGCTTACTACTACGGATTGTTTGTCACGGTTCACCTGCTCTGCGCGATCACCTTCGCGGGGGCGGTGTTTTTTGAGGTGCTGGTGATCGAACCGCTGGAGAAGAAGCTTCCGCCCGGATTGGGGGCGCAGCTCGCGGAGGCCATCCCGGGTCACGTGCGCAAGTTTATGCCGGTGATCGTGGGGCTGCTCTTCCTCACGGGAGGGGCCATGTATTGGATCCACTACTCAACGCGCCCGGACTTCTTTTCCAGCCGCTTTGGGATCCTGCTCACGATCAAGATGACCCTGGCTTTTGCGGTGCTCGGGGTGTTCGTGACGGCGATCCGCGCCTCCATCAAGGGCACCATGGACCTCTGCCGGTTTCGCTACACGCACCGCATCGTCGCCGGACTCATGCTGGCGATCGTGCTCCTGGCGAAGGGAATGTTTTATCTTTGAGCGGCGTATCCACGGTTTCACTTCAAATTCGGAAACTCCATGACTGATCCAACCTACCTCCACGTTCCCGATCTCCTGGGCTGCTTCGAGCATCAGCCCGATAGCATTGTCAGCCGCACGCTGCACCACGATGCACACAGCAAGGTCGTGCTGTTCGGCTTCGCGGCCGGCCAGGAACTGTCCGAACACACCGCGACCGTGCCGGCGGTGATGCACTTCGTGGCGGGTGAGGCCGAAGTCTCGCTCGGCACCGATCGGATGAGTGTCAAGGCCGGTTCCTGGATCCGCATGCCGGCAAAACTGCCCCACGCCATCGTGGCGAAGTCCCCGGTGACCATGCTGCTCACGCTGTTCAAGTCGGCCAGAGGGCCGGCGGATTGAGGTCGGGACCGGATACGGAGCGGCCTTCATTCAATAACAAAGTTGAATGAAGTCCATGGCTGGTCCCGGAATCAAACGTTTACTCTACGCGCAGTTCGCCCAGGTGGCTAAGACGCTGGCGAGTGCGCCGCGGCTGGAGCTGTTGGAGTTGCTGGCGCAGCGCGAGCGCAGCGTGGAGGAGTTGGTGGGGCTCACCGACCTGCCGGTGGCGAATGTCTCGCAGCACCTCCAGCACCTGCGGCGCAGCGGTCTGGTCGCCAACCGCCGCGACGGGAAACACATCCACTACCGTCTCGCCGATCCGGCGGTGGTGAACCTCTTGGGCACTTTGCAGGAACTCGCCGAACGCAACCACGTCGAGACGGCACGCACCATTGATCGCTATTTCAAAAAACGCGATGCGCTCGAGCCGGTGTCGCGGACGGAGCTGCTGCGGCGGAAGAAGGCCGGAGCGGTGTTCGTGATCGACGTGCGTCCGGTGGAAGAGTTTGCCGAGGGCCACATCCCCGGCGCGATGCATGTGCCGCTGGTCGAGCTGGAGCGCCGACTGGCTGAGTTTCCGCGCGACCAGGAGATCGTGGCCTACTGCCGCGGGCCGTATTGCGTGCTGGCCTTCGAGGCGGTGGCGCGACTACGCCGGCAGGGTTATCAGGCGCGGCGCCTGCAGGATGGTTTCCCCGAATGGAAACTGGCGCGTCTACCGGTCGCGACGACAGCGGTGGCGTGAAGGTGGCGGACTGATATTTATCCTATGCAACTCGGCATCATCCTTTCCCAAACCGATCCTGAGACCGTCTTCAACGGGCTACGTTTGGCCAACTTCAGTCGACAGCAGGGCGATTCCGTAAAGGTTTTCCTGCTCGGTCGGGGCGTGGAACTCGATCACATCAATGATCCCCGCTTCGATGCCCGTGCGCAGGCGACGGCCCTGCTGGCGGCGGGCGGAGAGATCCTCGCCTGCGGCACCTGCCTGAAGCTGCGGAACGCGGTGGGCTCCGAACTTTGCCCGGTCTCGACCATGCAGGATCTCTATACGCTCGTGCGCGACTCGGATCGGGTCGTCACGCTTTGATTTCAGGACCTCCTTCATGAAGCTACGCGAGAGCGGCATGCCGCCGCAGAACTATTGGGAAACGCTGTTGGATGTGCCGGGCATTCTTGACGCCTTCGGTTTCGGGCCGTCCACGGGCGATTTGGTCGAGCTGGGCTGCGGCTACGGCACCTTTACGTTGCCGTTGGCGCAGCGCGTCAGCGGCACCGTGTTTGCCTGTGACGTTGAACCGGAGATGGTGGCGCACACGGTGCAACGCGCCGCGGCGGCCGGCCTCGATAACGTGAGGGTCGACGTGCGCGACGTGATACTGGAGGGCTTCGGGCGTCCGGCGGAGTCGTGCGATGCGGCGCTGTTGTTCAACATCCTGCATGCGGAGGATTCGGTCGGCCTCCTCCGCGCGGCGGCCGCCGTGGTGCGGCCGGGTGGGCAGGTGGCGGTCATTCACTGGCGCAGCGACGTGGTCACGCCGCGAGGGCCCTCGCTGGAGATTCGACCGCGTCCCGAGCAGGTGGTGACGTGGGCGGCGGAGGCCGGCCTCGCGTCGGTGCGCGCGCCGTTCTTATTGCCGCCTTGGCACTACGGGGTCGCGCTCGGCAAGTAGGCGGACGGCGTCGCGCAAGGCCGGTTCGAGTCGGGCGGCGTCGGCGGGGGCGAAGTCGACATGTTTGCTCTTGGCGACGGCGAGGCGGCTGAGGTCCCAGTGCAGGGCAGGCGTGACGCCGTGGCGGGCGAGGGTATGTCGGCCGCACTGCAGGGGGCAGCCATCGATCATGACAATGGGGCGGCCCGTGGCGGCGGCGTCTTTCGCGGTGCGGACGAGGGGTTTGACATCGCCGCCGAGCCCGACGATGCAGGACATCTCGGCCACGCCGGCGCGATCGAGGCGCAGGGCGAGGTGGTTGGCGAGCTGCGCGGCGCTGGAGCAGCCCGAGCAGGAGTAGATGAGCGGCTTTTCCGCGTCAGCGATGGCGGGCGTGGTGGTGTGGGACATGAGGTTGCGTGTGGTTGGGCCGAGTGTGTCCGGGAAAACAAAAAACTCCGCGGACACGAGGTCGGCGGAGTTTGGGTTGAGAAAATCAGGCAACCGACTTTACCGCCGAGGATAGTCACGGGTTACGACTACAACGACGGTGTCGACGGCCGCCTGGAGGGCGGTCGGGGCGAGTCGGAGGCGGTGGGCGGGAGTGGTCATGAAGTGCAGGGAGCTTATATCGGCTCGTTTTTCATGTCCTTGATCTGGATCAAGGTGCGGGCGAATTCGACACGTTAGGGTGGAGTCCGTATGGATGAACCAATGTCAGAACCGAAGAAATCGCTTTATGAACGTATGGGCGGTCGACTGGGGGTGATGAACCTGTTGCGCCATTTTTATGCCGATGTGCGGCAGCATGCCGAGATCGGGCCGGTTTTCGGCGCGCATGTGCATGACTGGCCCACACACTTGGAGAAGATCGGCGATTTCTGGTCGGGGGTGACGGGCGGGCCGGCGCTTTACCGGGGACCGATGCCGTTCAAACACCTGCACCTGCAGCTAGGGGAGAGGCATTTTCAAGCCTGGCTCGGGCTGTGGCACCGGCATTGCCGGGCCTGGCTGCCGGCGGCCGAGGCGGAGGAGTTGATTGGTTATGCCGAGGGCATCGGCGGCACTTTGCGGCGGATCGTTGCCCTGCATGGCGACGGGGCGGGAAGCGTGGGCCGCTCATGAGTTCCGCGACTCCCTCGCCGACGGAGACGCTCGACGTGCGCCTGGTGCCGTGCGCGGGCAAGCACGAGTTGATTTTCCACCGCTGGTCCGAGCTGGCCGTGGGCGGGGACTTGGTGCTCATCAACGACCACCGTCCGGAGCCCCTGCGTCGGCAATTCGAGCAGATGCTGGGCGGGTGCTATGTATGGGAGGAGATCGAGTCACCGGCGGACGGGTTTGCCGTGAAGCTTACCCGTCTGCGGCCGGACCCGGTCGGGTTTGATCCGACGCGGATCGGGGGCTGCGGGCTGCTGGCTGGTGGGCGCTTGGCCGGGGGGCGCGGTGGGTTATCGGCCGGAGGCGACGAAGCGTTCGACGATTCGATCCTGGTGGTGCTGCAACGGGACTACCGGGAGCTGATGCCCACGGAGGCGCGCGAACGCGTGCTGCGGCTGGCGGCGAGGTTGCCGGCCGAGACGG
This portion of the Actomonas aquatica genome encodes:
- a CDS encoding ABC transporter permease, with amino-acid sequence MINLAGRDILHSWGKFVFTGVGLGLLIGVTLTMAGVYRGLVADGRALLDNSGADLWVVQHGTLGPYAEPSQLPDDLYRRVLALPGVDAAANVTYLTMQVRHGGRDVRAMVVGVVPGGPDAPGHPGFLIAGRHLTRAHYEAIADVASGLRIGDRITLRRHTYDVVGLTRRMVSSAGDPMIFIPLKDAQAEQFLKDNDAILQQRRRTTANPELNRPGVPGLLAAILGTQTTTNSVNAILVRLTPGINPETAAAPIRRWQRLEVYTRAQMEDLLVRKLIATSARQIGLFLVILALVSAAIVAFIIYTLTLGKIREIAVLKLIGTRNRTIAGMILQQAVGLGLIGFAVGRIVAASWAPFFPKYVLLVPADTARGLGVVVALCVVASLVAIRAALRVDPAEAIGG
- a CDS encoding efflux RND transporter periplasmic adaptor subunit, with the translated sequence MKLSPHRRRSLALFGAIFALLGAFFYAALRTGPLAAVPVVTAAVTEQSVQPTLFGIATVEARLRHKIGPTLPGRVLHLTVDVGDLVHAGQVLGEMDPVGFNHRVNAQEALLARAHSALAETEARIAEASARQDFAELQLRRQRALFATQTVSQEDLDTAEQASRIAAAAVASARAQQAVARDEIARVTADLAVLRQQQADLRFVAPVDGLVIARHVEAGTTVVAGQPVIELIDPQSLWMNVRFDQSLAAGLHPGLPAQIVLHSQTRRVLTGRVLRVEPVADTITEEVLAKVVFDAPPHPLPPLGELGEVTVTLPALPAAPVVSHAALRRHGGHLGVWQWEDGALAFIPVRTGGHDLDGQTVLLNGPTPGRLVVTYSQSPLDTRSRVQVVSTLVASRP
- a CDS encoding TetR/AcrR family transcriptional regulator, which produces MPRPTSHPPAATVHSPSRHLPADERRALTVSAVIDLAARRNPEEITTAAIAAEMQLTQGALFRHFPTKEALWQSVMAWVAEQLLATLDKANTPGAALATLEAMFLAHLQFVARHPGVPRLIFAELQRAEDTAAKIAVRSLLGAYATRIRAVIERGQANAEIDPSLNPVVIAPVFIGTIQGLVMQSLLSGKPSQLRSSGPTVFALLRRSLLPSSP
- a CDS encoding MOSC domain-containing protein; this encodes MPAPIGHLRHVLTGRIAPLSRPGASSAIDKKPVAGPVAIEALGLFGDEQADRRVHGGPDKAVLLYSIDHYAAWRTELGPLPRLNRPGAFGENLAVAGLSESDVCLGDRWRVGKQVTLEITQGRQPCWKLADRFDVPDMVQRVHATLRTGWYARVLKPGSVAVGDSLTCLARPHPRWPIRRLTALLYHESASIGDLASALTLPLPDGWRRRIAARLGWTETTDTTDDLRIHGPMTR
- the ric gene encoding iron-sulfur cluster repair di-iron protein, coding for MGELVRAVPARARVFEKLRIDYCCGGKKPLAEACAQRGLDAATVLTMLEAIELGEAGVVNADALSIGELCEHIERSHHDYLRQELPRLDFMTRKVAAVHGAEEPRLMEIRQVFEGFAAEIVHHTHDEEQVVFPRLRAIESPEGAGVTPDELRGIFAQLEEEHDGAGAALEKFRALTDDFTPPEWACNTFRALYDSLHQLERDMHQHVHKENNVLFPRALAALGN
- a CDS encoding hybrid sensor histidine kinase/response regulator; this encodes MSEDLQALKLRALDAAENAIMITDCDGIILWVNPAWERLTGYPAAEAVGQTPRILKSGVQDAAFYEGFWRTVLAGKSVKGEVVNRRKDGSHYTELETITPVLDKAGRVSHFIAVKQDITESRRVEENLRQTQKLEALGHLAGGVAHDFNNLLTVIRGQAQLAALERGVGEALRGSLEEIERAADQAASLTRQLLVFSRRQAWQPAVFDVAQTLRRASRLWTRLAGDHIRCELDIEHDPVAWQVRGDESMIEQVVMNLVVNARDAMPAGGSINIRALRREATGEEVRDGVAVVGSAGMVVELVVADAGTGMPPEVCERVFEPFFSTKGPGKGTGLGLATVYAVVRRHGGAVRIASEVGRGTVVTVVLPLTEEAIPESVGRVAEGTTDLGAVSVWVVEDDLAVRRFVRDTLVRQGAVVATFGSGDEAYRAWQRRHFQVDLILTDIGLPGHLNGADLAEQIWRDRPDLPVIGMSARSELVEVFERAERRGAFLAKPFSPTALQATVARVMANDRDRKNR
- a CDS encoding nitronate monooxygenase; amino-acid sequence: MVSTSFLSPSSAWPTLIQGGMGIGVSDWKLARAVSRCGQLGVVSGTALASVLVRRLQAGDLTGDIRRALAACPLRAEAETVLHRYWCPEGRPDATPYAAAPMPRHDAGRFWTGLTALAAFVEVFLAKEGHDGVVGLNLLEKIQLPSLPTLFGAMLAGVDYVLMGAGIPRAIPGVLDRFARGEPAMLELYVEDDNPDRNAPPVELRLDPSDWVPGLPPLHRPRFLAIVSSHVLATSLARKASGRVDGFVVEGWTAGGHNAPPRGAPTNATTSEAPVYGPRDEVDLAALRAIDRPFWLAGSFASADRLASARAAGAQGVQLGTAFAFCTESGVTAELKTQVIALSRSGQLRVETAARVSPTGLPFKVLNVPGTLADPEQIVQRPRRCDLGYLRVAYRRPDGSLGYRCPAEPVDDYIAKGGDPADTVGRLCLCNGLLGTIGLGQRQPEDFTEPALITAGVDATELARFIPPGEANYTAADVIRQLGLPA